GGGAATGCCAGGCAGGACACCCTGGACACAGGTGAGGCGGGGGGAATGGGCTGTCTGGTCCTACAGGCTGATTGTTGGGCTGGGTAGGGTCCCCATCCCAGGCAGGATCATGAGGGGttctctgggcagggaggggcacAGCAGTGATGGCCTGAGGTGGGGGGCGTGTTGGGGTCAGCTGCCAGTgtctccctctgccctgctgggtgCCAGGGACCCCCGTAGCTCTGGGGGCAtggaggggctttgggggctgctggagcctcGGGGGTAGCAGCAGGATGCAGCAGGCAAGGATGGAACACAGGGAAGCGAGCTCAGAGACGTGATGTCGGCACTGTGGCCCTGGGCGGGGGGCTCTAGGGGACAGGACCCACAGTGCTGAGTGTGGCCTGCCCCACCCAGAGCCCCCCCCCGGGCTGCCGCTGCCCCTCTGCCTGTTGTGGCAGGTAGGGGCCACGCAGACCCGGGCCCTGCAGTGGGGAACAGCAGCACGGAGCCCCCCGGCATGACGCCCCCCGAGTGGGGCTGCGCCTGGAGCCCCCCGGAGGAGAGGGGCGAGGAGCCCCTGCGGCTGCCCACCTTCTCGCCGGCCGCCCAGGTGCGCGTGGCCGTCACCTTCGCCCTCTTCGCCCTCTCGGCCGGCTGCAACCTGGCGGTGCTGCGGGCGGTGGGGGGCCAGGGCAGCGGCCGGCGCCCGCACATCCGCCTGCTGCTGCGGCACCTGGCCGCCGCCGACCTGCTGCTCACCGTGCTGGTCATGCCGCTCGACGCCGTCTGGAACATCACCCTGCAGTGGCGGGCGGGCGACCTGGCCTGCCGCCTGCTCATGTACCTGCGGCTGCTGGCCATGTACGCCTCGGCCTTTGTCACCGTGGTCATCAGCCTGGACCGGCAGGCGGCCATCCTGCGCCCGCTGGCCATCGCCCGCGCCCGCGCCCGCAACCGCGCCATGCTGCAGGCGGCCTGGCTGCTCAGCgcggggctggctgtgccccaggtACCGACCGGGCTCTCTGGTAACGcaccccgccccgccccgcctcCGGTGGCACCGTCCGGGCtcgctgccagggctggtgccaCTGTGTGACCCGCAGGGTGGGATGGGCACGCGGAGCTGGCAATGGAGCGGCTGTGGCAGTGcccccccttgcccagctctgcccactgTGGGGGTGCCCCAGGCCCCTGTCAGTGCGGAGCAGAGCCAGTGCAGGGGGGTAGCAGGTCCCATCCCTCCCCCCCGAGGCTGGGTCTGTCCCTGTGGGTCTGGGGGTCCCTGCTTTGGCCTCCATAAACCCCCATTACTCCCACCCCACCTCTCTTGTCTGCAGCTGTTCCTGTTCCACACCATCACCCTGCGGCCCCCGCACAACTTCACGCAGTGCACCACGCGCGGCAGCTTCCCCCGGGCCTGGCACGAGACCCTCTACAACATGGTGGGCTTTGcctgcctcttcctgctgcccctgctcatCATGGTCTGCTGCTATGCCCGCATCCTGCTGGAGATCTCCCGCCGCATGGGCTCGGGCCTCTGTGAGTGCCAGGCACCGCCGTGCCCCGGGGCAGCCCCgtctggagctctgcagggagccccCAGCTTTGCCCCAGCGCAGgggcccctgtcccagccccgttTTCCCCCCAGTCTCCTCGCGGGACGCGTCGCTGCGGTGCTCCAGGAACAACATCCCCCGGGCGCGGCTGCGCATGCTGCGGATGAGCCTGGTCATCGTCTCCTCCTTCATCCTCTGCTGGACCCCCTACTACCTGCTGGGGCTCTGGCACTGGTTCTGTCCCCGCGCCGTGGAGAAGAGGATCTCGCCGGCCCTCACCCACATTCTCTTCATCTTTGGCCTCTTCAACGCGTGCCTGGACCCCATCACCTACGGGCTCTTCACCATCCCCCTccgggggggctgggggtgcccatGCAGGCAGggccccctggcccagcccccctccccggccaCGGGCTCCTTCCGCTGCTCAGCCTCCTCCCTGCCGCCCCCGCGGGGAGCACCGGGGCTGCGCCGGCCCCGAGGGGCTGCCAGGGAGccctcctgccacagcagctccctgtgacaCCAGCTGGGGTGCCCGGGCAGGGGgcctggcagcaggctcagcacagctccatgggcaTGGAGTCACTGCTGATCTCTCCCTGCACCCCAAAGTGCCTCTGGGGGCTTCGGGCTGGTGGG
Above is a genomic segment from Agelaius phoeniceus isolate bAgePho1 chromosome 13, bAgePho1.hap1, whole genome shotgun sequence containing:
- the LOC129126452 gene encoding gonadotropin-releasing hormone II receptor-like codes for the protein MAWLGNARQDTLDTGRGHADPGPAVGNSSTEPPGMTPPEWGCAWSPPEERGEEPLRLPTFSPAAQVRVAVTFALFALSAGCNLAVLRAVGGQGSGRRPHIRLLLRHLAAADLLLTVLVMPLDAVWNITLQWRAGDLACRLLMYLRLLAMYASAFVTVVISLDRQAAILRPLAIARARARNRAMLQAAWLLSAGLAVPQLFLFHTITLRPPHNFTQCTTRGSFPRAWHETLYNMVGFACLFLLPLLIMVCCYARILLEISRRMGSGLFSSRDASLRCSRNNIPRARLRMLRMSLVIVSSFILCWTPYYLLGLWHWFCPRAVEKRISPALTHILFIFGLFNACLDPITYGLFTIPLRGGWGCPCRQGPLAQPPSPATGSFRCSASSLPPPRGAPGLRRPRGAAREPSCHSSSL